Proteins from a genomic interval of Mycobacterium conspicuum:
- a CDS encoding LCP family protein: MARSGGAHRRHRARRRPSRFRTGLTRAVMTLASVVAVLLTGAGYWVAHGALGGITVSDALSPDDPRSTGDNMNILLIGLDSRKDQDGNDLPWSILKQLHAGDSDDGGYNTNTLILVHVGADGKVVAFSIPRDDWVPFNGVPGYNHIKIKEAYGLTKQYVAQKLANQGGSSQRELETKGREAGRAATLRAVRSLTGVPIDYFAEINLAGFYDLAQTLGGVDVCLNHAVYDSYSGADFPAGPQRLNASQALAFVRQRHELENGDLDRTHRQQAFISSVMRELQAAGTFTNIDKLKSLMAVARKDVVLSAGWDEELIQRLGGLAGGNVEFRTLPVVRYDDIDGQSVNIIDPAAIKAEVAAAIGGAGSTAQTAPTTSTASKPNPATVVDVVNSGSMSGLASEVSRALKKRGYTMGQVRDRNAGEPSSSTIEYGAGADSDARNLATLLGLDAPKQPDSSIQPGHIRVTVDTNYSLPAAEDTTSDDTTTTTTTTTTTTSKSDKYGYGYDTTSTYPTPDQGKPIDGGGVPCVN, encoded by the coding sequence ATGGCGCGCTCCGGCGGGGCGCATCGTCGCCACCGCGCCAGACGTCGGCCGTCGCGGTTCCGCACGGGGCTGACCCGGGCCGTCATGACCCTCGCATCGGTGGTGGCGGTGCTGCTGACCGGCGCCGGGTACTGGGTGGCGCATGGTGCCCTGGGCGGCATCACCGTGTCGGACGCGCTGAGCCCGGACGACCCGCGATCCACCGGCGACAACATGAATATCCTGCTCATCGGGCTGGACTCGCGCAAAGACCAGGACGGCAACGACCTGCCCTGGTCGATCCTGAAGCAACTGCACGCCGGCGATTCCGATGACGGCGGCTACAACACCAACACGCTGATACTCGTGCACGTCGGGGCCGACGGGAAGGTCGTCGCCTTCTCGATCCCCCGCGACGACTGGGTGCCGTTTAACGGCGTACCGGGCTACAACCACATCAAGATCAAGGAGGCCTACGGGCTGACCAAGCAGTACGTCGCGCAGAAGCTGGCCAACCAGGGCGGGAGCAGCCAGCGGGAACTCGAGACCAAGGGTCGCGAGGCCGGCCGGGCCGCGACCCTGCGCGCGGTACGCAGCCTGACCGGCGTTCCCATCGACTACTTCGCCGAGATCAATCTGGCCGGCTTCTACGACTTGGCCCAGACCCTGGGCGGCGTCGACGTGTGCCTGAACCACGCCGTCTACGACTCGTATTCCGGCGCCGACTTCCCGGCCGGCCCCCAGCGGCTCAATGCGTCACAGGCCCTGGCGTTCGTCCGGCAGCGTCACGAGCTGGAGAACGGGGACCTGGACCGCACCCACCGCCAGCAGGCGTTCATTTCCTCGGTCATGCGGGAGCTGCAGGCCGCCGGCACGTTCACCAACATCGACAAGCTCAAGAGCCTGATGGCCGTGGCGCGCAAAGACGTGGTGCTGTCGGCCGGCTGGGACGAGGAGCTGATCCAACGATTGGGCGGCCTGGCCGGCGGAAACGTCGAGTTCCGGACGCTGCCGGTGGTGCGCTACGACGACATCGACGGCCAGAGCGTCAACATCATCGACCCGGCCGCGATCAAGGCGGAGGTGGCCGCCGCCATCGGTGGAGCCGGCTCGACGGCGCAGACCGCGCCGACGACGAGCACAGCCAGCAAACCCAACCCGGCCACGGTCGTCGACGTGGTCAACTCCGGCAGCATGAGCGGGCTCGCCAGTGAGGTGTCGCGCGCACTGAAGAAGCGCGGCTACACCATGGGCCAGGTCCGGGACCGCAACGCCGGCGAGCCGTCGTCGTCCACGATCGAGTACGGCGCCGGCGCCGACAGCGACGCCCGCAACCTGGCCACGCTGCTCGGCCTCGACGCTCCAAAACAACCGGATTCCAGCATCCAGCCCGGACACATCCGGGTCACCGTGGACACCAACTACTCATTGCCCGCGGCCGAGGACACCACCAGCGACGACACCACCACCACCACCACGACGACCACCACGACGACCAGCAAGTCCGATAAGTACGGGTACGGGTACGACACCACCAGCACCTATCCCACCCCCGACCAGGGCAAGCCGATCGACGGCGGCGGGGTGCCCTGCGTTAACTAG
- a CDS encoding aldehyde dehydrogenase: MHRHEKLFIGGSWVSPNAGDTFEVTSPHTEAPIAVVAAAGPADVDAAVTGARAAFDDGPWPRLDPADRIDAVRRLAKIYAAQQSSMAELITAEIGAPISFAQRAQVGLPSMMMNAFCDLAEGFAWRETRHGFYGADLELRREPVGVVAAIVPWNMPQFLIVTKLIPALLAGCCVVVKPAPESPLDALLLADLIEQADLPAGVVSVLPGDAEVGRQLIGHPGVDKVSFTGSTTAGKAVAAACAADLKRVSLELGGKSAAIVLDDADPAAVAAAVRSASLSNCGQICNALTRILVPANRSDEFVDALAAEMTSLRIGDPADPATQLGPLVAKRQQDRVRDYITEGAREGARVVVGGADMPDGLERGWYVRPTLFADANNSMRIAREEIFGPVLTAIPYRDEDDAVAIANDSDYGLAGSVFTTDTDRGLAVAGRVRTGTFGVNQGYTMDPFGPFGGVKGSGYGRELGPEGIDGYTALKSISVAGGR; the protein is encoded by the coding sequence ATGCACCGACACGAGAAGCTGTTCATTGGCGGCTCATGGGTTTCGCCGAACGCCGGCGACACCTTCGAGGTCACCTCCCCGCACACCGAAGCGCCCATCGCCGTGGTAGCGGCGGCCGGTCCTGCCGACGTCGACGCGGCGGTGACCGGCGCACGCGCGGCGTTCGACGACGGCCCCTGGCCGCGGCTGGATCCCGCCGACCGGATCGACGCGGTGCGCCGGCTCGCGAAAATCTATGCGGCGCAACAATCCTCGATGGCCGAGTTGATCACCGCCGAGATCGGGGCGCCGATCAGCTTTGCGCAACGCGCCCAGGTCGGGCTGCCGTCGATGATGATGAACGCGTTCTGCGACCTCGCCGAGGGATTCGCGTGGCGGGAGACGCGGCACGGCTTCTACGGGGCCGACCTCGAGCTACGGCGCGAGCCCGTCGGTGTGGTCGCCGCGATCGTGCCGTGGAACATGCCGCAGTTCCTCATCGTCACCAAGCTCATCCCGGCACTGCTCGCCGGATGTTGCGTGGTGGTCAAGCCCGCGCCGGAATCCCCGCTGGACGCGCTTCTGCTCGCCGATTTGATCGAACAGGCCGACCTGCCGGCGGGTGTGGTGAGCGTGCTGCCCGGCGACGCGGAAGTCGGCCGGCAGCTCATCGGCCACCCCGGCGTGGACAAGGTCTCGTTCACCGGCTCCACCACCGCCGGCAAGGCGGTCGCCGCCGCCTGCGCGGCCGACCTCAAGCGCGTCAGCCTGGAACTGGGCGGCAAGTCCGCGGCCATCGTGCTCGACGACGCCGACCCGGCCGCCGTCGCGGCCGCCGTCCGGTCGGCGAGCCTGTCCAACTGCGGCCAGATCTGCAACGCGCTGACCCGAATCCTGGTGCCGGCCAACCGAAGCGACGAGTTCGTCGACGCGCTGGCCGCCGAGATGACCTCCTTGCGCATCGGCGACCCGGCCGACCCCGCGACACAGCTCGGCCCGCTGGTGGCCAAACGACAGCAAGATCGGGTCCGCGACTACATCACCGAGGGCGCCCGGGAGGGCGCGCGTGTTGTCGTCGGCGGCGCGGACATGCCCGACGGTTTGGAGCGGGGCTGGTACGTGCGGCCGACCCTGTTCGCCGATGCGAACAACTCGATGCGGATCGCCCGGGAGGAAATCTTCGGCCCGGTCCTCACCGCGATCCCCTATCGCGACGAGGACGACGCCGTCGCCATCGCCAACGATTCCGACTACGGTCTGGCCGGCTCGGTGTTCACCACCGACACCGATCGGGGCCTGGCCGTTGCCGGGCGGGTGCGCACCGGGACGTTCGGCGTCAACCAGGGCTACACCATGGACCCGTTCGGGCCCTTCGGCGGGGTCAAGGGCAGCGGGTATGGACGGGAGCTGGGCCCGGAAGGCATCGACGGGTACACCGCGCTGAAGTCGATCTCGGTGGCGGGCGGTCGCTGA
- a CDS encoding mammalian cell entry protein → MAELETTRQPTQRVRRRAFRAAGPARPESGSETTVVATAAATVKAESAPKRAAKKPARVKPPPRRQPNRVLVGWISFAAALLAIGALAGCQAVLIVQHRHTEAERAREQRFVDTATQTVVNMFSYRQDNIDESVNRFVNGTSGPLRGMLGANNNVDNLKGLFRATNASSEAVINGAALEDIDKVEDNASVLVSVRVTVADAEGVNKPSMPYRLRVIVHEDETGKMTGYDLKYPDGGN, encoded by the coding sequence GTGGCGGAGCTAGAGACGACACGGCAGCCCACGCAGCGCGTTCGGCGGCGCGCATTCCGCGCCGCCGGCCCCGCGAGGCCCGAATCAGGCTCTGAGACAACGGTTGTCGCGACTGCCGCCGCGACCGTCAAGGCCGAGTCGGCCCCCAAGCGCGCCGCCAAGAAGCCGGCGCGCGTCAAGCCGCCGCCACGACGGCAGCCGAACCGGGTCCTGGTCGGGTGGATCTCGTTTGCCGCGGCGCTGTTGGCAATCGGCGCGCTCGCCGGGTGCCAGGCAGTGCTGATCGTCCAGCACCGGCATACCGAGGCCGAACGGGCGCGCGAACAGCGCTTCGTCGACACCGCCACGCAGACGGTGGTCAACATGTTCAGCTACCGGCAGGACAACATCGACGAGAGCGTGAACCGGTTCGTCAACGGCACCAGCGGCCCACTGCGCGGCATGCTCGGCGCCAACAACAACGTCGATAACCTCAAGGGCCTGTTCCGGGCCACCAACGCCTCGTCGGAAGCCGTGATCAACGGTGCCGCTTTGGAAGACATCGACAAGGTCGAGGACAACGCCTCGGTGCTGGTGTCGGTGCGGGTCACGGTCGCCGACGCCGAAGGCGTCAACAAGCCGTCCATGCCTTATCGCCTGCGGGTCATCGTGCACGAGGACGAGACCGGCAAGATGACCGGCTACGACTTGAAATATCCCGACGGGGGCAACTGA
- a CDS encoding nuclear transport factor 2 family protein encodes MRWWRRLLTVAGVLAILAVVGLSAAGGWFYWERVQAGGEEAARAVLPHQAADDIPKVFAYDYQTVERSLADAYPLLTPEYRQEFQRSANAQIIPEAKKREVVVQANVVGTGVITAKRDSASVMVYMNRTVSDKTSRQQPVYDGSRLRVDFKRIGGKWLIAYITPI; translated from the coding sequence ATGCGGTGGTGGCGACGACTGCTGACCGTCGCCGGCGTCCTGGCGATCCTGGCCGTCGTCGGCTTGTCCGCGGCCGGTGGCTGGTTCTACTGGGAGCGGGTACAGGCCGGCGGCGAGGAGGCGGCGCGGGCGGTGCTGCCCCATCAGGCGGCCGACGACATACCGAAGGTGTTCGCCTACGACTATCAGACCGTCGAACGCAGCCTCGCCGACGCGTATCCCTTGCTGACGCCCGAATATCGCCAGGAGTTCCAGCGAAGCGCCAACGCGCAAATCATTCCCGAAGCCAAGAAGCGCGAGGTGGTCGTGCAGGCCAATGTCGTGGGCACCGGAGTGATTACCGCCAAACGTGATTCGGCGTCGGTGATGGTTTACATGAACCGCACCGTGTCCGACAAGACCTCGCGGCAGCAGCCGGTCTACGACGGCAGCCGGCTGCGCGTCGACTTCAAGCGCATCGGCGGCAAGTGGCTGATCGCCTACATCACACCCATCTAG
- a CDS encoding enoyl-CoA hydratase — protein MTLSEKAGAEATNAAELVAYETLDEGRIARIWLNRPEAHNAQSRGLLVQLDEAFGRAEADDTVRVVILAARGKNFSAGHDLGSEQALAERAPGPGQHPSFRSRGATLEPIVEKLYHQEWHYFFENTCRWRDLRKITIAQVQGNAISAGLMLIWACDLIVAADNAKFSDVVAVRLGMPGVEYYAHPWEFGPRKAKELLLTGDSIDADEAHRLGMVSKVFAVDELEEKTLEFARRIAERPTMASLLIKDSVNAASDAMGYTEALRHAFHVHLLGHAHWAAFNENRWPVGQPPHVEDWRDAKPTKVARRDTP, from the coding sequence ATGACACTCTCCGAGAAAGCCGGCGCCGAGGCAACCAACGCTGCGGAGCTGGTGGCCTACGAAACTCTCGACGAGGGGCGCATCGCCCGGATCTGGCTCAACCGGCCCGAGGCCCACAACGCGCAAAGTCGCGGGCTGCTGGTTCAGCTCGACGAGGCGTTCGGTCGGGCCGAGGCCGACGACACCGTCCGCGTGGTGATCCTCGCTGCGCGCGGCAAAAACTTCTCCGCCGGCCACGACCTGGGCTCCGAGCAGGCCCTCGCGGAGCGCGCACCCGGACCGGGGCAGCATCCGAGTTTCCGTTCTCGCGGCGCCACGCTCGAGCCGATCGTGGAGAAGCTGTACCACCAGGAGTGGCACTACTTCTTCGAAAACACTTGCCGCTGGCGTGATCTGCGCAAGATCACCATCGCGCAGGTGCAGGGCAACGCCATCTCGGCCGGCCTGATGCTGATCTGGGCGTGCGACCTGATCGTTGCCGCCGACAATGCGAAGTTCAGCGACGTCGTCGCCGTTCGTCTCGGCATGCCGGGCGTCGAATACTATGCGCATCCTTGGGAATTCGGGCCCCGCAAGGCCAAAGAGCTTCTGCTGACCGGTGATTCGATCGATGCCGACGAAGCTCACCGGCTGGGCATGGTGTCCAAGGTCTTCGCCGTCGACGAGTTAGAGGAGAAGACGCTGGAATTCGCGCGGCGGATCGCCGAGCGCCCGACGATGGCGTCGCTGCTGATCAAAGATTCGGTCAACGCCGCCTCCGACGCGATGGGTTACACCGAGGCGTTGCGGCACGCGTTCCACGTACATCTGCTCGGGCATGCGCACTGGGCAGCCTTCAACGAGAACAGGTGGCCGGTCGGCCAGCCGCCGCACGTCGAGGACTGGCGCGACGCGAAGCCGACCAAGGTGGCTCGCCGCGATACGCCGTAG
- a CDS encoding SDR family NAD(P)-dependent oxidoreductase: MNRLEGKRILVTGAASGIGQATALRLLDEGAAVVGADIAADGLAKTQAQADEAATGERLTTREMNVGDESSVVDGVRWAVERLGGLDSLVNAAGILRATHTHETSTELWNQIININLTGTFLVVREALPALLANPRSAIVNFSSTSAAFAHPYMAAYAASKGGIQSFTHALALEYAKQGLRAACVAPGSIKSGITDATGGYIPQDADWSLFPRLMPILPTTVESSGAGMAEPSAIAGVIAMLVSDDGAWITGTEIRIDGGTHA; this comes from the coding sequence ATGAACCGACTCGAAGGCAAGCGGATCCTGGTGACCGGCGCGGCGTCGGGCATCGGCCAGGCCACCGCGCTGCGGCTGCTGGACGAGGGTGCGGCGGTGGTGGGCGCCGACATCGCGGCGGACGGCTTGGCCAAGACCCAGGCGCAGGCGGACGAGGCCGCGACGGGTGAGCGGCTGACAACGCGCGAAATGAACGTCGGCGACGAGAGCTCCGTGGTCGACGGCGTGCGCTGGGCGGTCGAGCGGCTCGGCGGGCTGGACTCGCTGGTCAACGCCGCCGGCATACTGCGGGCCACCCACACCCACGAGACCAGCACCGAGCTGTGGAATCAGATCATCAACATCAACCTGACCGGCACGTTCCTGGTGGTGCGCGAAGCGTTGCCGGCGCTGTTGGCGAACCCGCGCAGCGCGATCGTCAACTTCAGCTCCACCTCGGCCGCGTTCGCCCACCCCTACATGGCCGCCTACGCCGCCAGCAAGGGCGGCATCCAGTCCTTCACCCACGCCTTGGCGCTCGAGTACGCCAAGCAGGGCCTGCGTGCGGCGTGCGTGGCACCCGGCAGCATCAAGTCCGGCATTACCGACGCGACCGGCGGATACATTCCCCAAGACGCCGACTGGTCGTTGTTCCCCAGGCTGATGCCGATCCTGCCGACGACGGTGGAATCCAGCGGCGCCGGGATGGCTGAGCCGTCCGCGATCGCCGGCGTCATCGCCATGCTGGTGTCCGACGACGGCGCCTGGATCACCGGCACCGAGATCCGCATCGACGGCGGCACGCACGCCTGA
- a CDS encoding alpha,alpha-trehalose-phosphate synthase (UDP-forming) encodes MSPGGGANSQASKSAKSERYGDSDFVVVANRLPVDLERLPDGTTTWKRSPGGLVTALEPLLRRRRGAWVGWAGLPSDRDDDLEVDDKPIVQDDLTLHQVPLSTEDIAQYYEGFSNATLWPLYHDVIVKPIYHREWWDRYVVVNRRFAEAAARVAARDGTVWVQDYQLQLVPQMLRTLRPDLTIGFFLHIPFPPVELFMQMPWRTEIIEGLLGADLVGFHLVGGAQNFLILSRRLLGANTSRGAVGVRSRFGEVQLAATASTAEPGAAGRRPDQEGRRVQVGAFPISIDSRELDHAAGSRSVKTRAREIRAELGNPRKILLGVDRLDYTKGIDVRLKALSELLAESRVKGDDTVLIQLATPSRERVESYQILRNDIERQVGHINGEYGEVGHPVVHYIHRPVPRNELIAFFVAADVMLVTPLRDGMNLVAKEYVACRSDLGGALVLSEFTGAATELKQAYLVNPHDLEGVKDSIEAALNQPVEEGRRRMRALRRQVLAHDVDRWARSFLDALAEAHPRNTK; translated from the coding sequence ATGTCTCCCGGGGGAGGCGCAAACTCGCAAGCATCCAAGTCAGCGAAGTCGGAGCGCTACGGGGACTCCGACTTCGTCGTGGTGGCCAATCGACTGCCGGTCGATTTGGAGCGGCTTCCCGACGGCACGACCACCTGGAAACGCAGCCCGGGCGGCCTGGTCACGGCCCTGGAGCCGCTGCTGCGTCGCCGGCGCGGCGCCTGGGTCGGCTGGGCCGGCCTGCCATCCGACCGCGATGACGACCTCGAGGTGGACGACAAACCGATCGTCCAGGACGACCTGACCCTGCACCAGGTGCCGCTGTCCACCGAGGACATCGCCCAGTACTACGAAGGTTTCTCGAACGCGACGCTGTGGCCGCTCTACCACGACGTCATCGTCAAGCCGATCTACCACCGCGAATGGTGGGACCGCTACGTCGTGGTCAACCGCCGGTTCGCCGAAGCCGCGGCGCGCGTCGCCGCGCGCGACGGGACGGTATGGGTGCAGGATTACCAACTGCAGTTGGTGCCGCAGATGCTGCGCACGCTGCGGCCCGACCTGACCATCGGGTTCTTTCTGCACATCCCGTTCCCCCCGGTCGAGCTGTTCATGCAGATGCCTTGGCGCACCGAGATCATCGAAGGTCTGCTCGGCGCCGACCTGGTGGGATTCCATCTGGTGGGCGGTGCGCAGAACTTTCTGATCCTGTCGCGACGGCTGCTCGGCGCCAACACCTCTCGCGGAGCGGTCGGTGTGCGGTCGCGGTTCGGTGAGGTGCAGCTCGCGGCGACCGCGAGCACGGCGGAGCCGGGCGCAGCGGGGCGTCGCCCAGACCAGGAGGGCCGCAGGGTTCAGGTGGGCGCGTTTCCCATCTCCATCGACTCCCGCGAACTCGACCATGCCGCCGGCAGCCGAAGCGTCAAGACCCGGGCCCGCGAGATCCGGGCCGAATTGGGCAACCCGCGCAAGATCCTGCTCGGCGTCGACCGGCTCGACTACACCAAGGGCATCGATGTTCGGCTGAAGGCCTTATCGGAATTGCTTGCCGAGAGTCGGGTTAAAGGCGACGACACCGTGCTGATTCAGTTGGCGACGCCGAGCCGCGAACGCGTGGAGAGCTATCAGATCCTGCGCAACGACATCGAACGACAGGTCGGACACATCAACGGGGAGTACGGCGAGGTCGGTCACCCCGTGGTGCATTACATCCACCGTCCGGTGCCGCGCAACGAACTCATCGCATTCTTTGTCGCCGCGGACGTCATGCTGGTCACCCCGTTACGGGATGGGATGAACCTCGTCGCCAAGGAGTACGTCGCGTGCCGTAGCGATCTCGGCGGCGCACTCGTGCTGTCCGAATTCACCGGTGCCGCCACCGAACTCAAGCAGGCCTACCTGGTCAACCCGCACGACCTGGAAGGGGTCAAGGATTCCATCGAGGCGGCGCTCAACCAGCCGGTCGAGGAGGGGCGGCGCCGGATGCGCGCGCTGCGACGCCAGGTGCTCGCCCACGACGTGGACCGCTGGGCACGCTCATTCCTGGATGCGCTCGCCGAGGCGCACCCGCGCAACACCAAATAG
- a CDS encoding TDT family transporter translates to MATAHPDGAASPQTRVEVLGNIGPNWFASVMGTGIVATAGATLPVHVPGLRAFAEVVWVVATVLLAVLLVVVGGHWLRHPTVARSHARNPQMVHFYGAAPMALTTVGAGAVLVGKDLIDARIAVDLDWVLWTAGTVGGLFTAVSIPFLMFTQYVVEPDAAFGGWLMPVVPPMVSAATGALLLPHLADGAGRQTMLYGCYAMFGLSLVASLNIIAMIWSRLTLYGTSGTARVPTLWIVLGPLGQSITAAGLLGTVAALAVDHDTAGSMNAFAILYGVPVWGFAVLWMALATALTVHTLRRGMPFALTWWSLTFPVGTFVTGTTQLAAHTHLPAFKVAAAIAYVGLLFTWLLVAVRTARGSVRGNLMKVPPSAAPIKSRKNPVV, encoded by the coding sequence ATGGCCACCGCACACCCGGACGGCGCGGCGTCGCCGCAGACGCGCGTCGAGGTTTTGGGCAACATCGGACCCAACTGGTTTGCCTCGGTGATGGGCACCGGGATCGTCGCCACCGCCGGCGCCACCCTGCCCGTCCACGTGCCGGGACTGCGCGCTTTCGCCGAAGTGGTGTGGGTGGTCGCAACCGTGCTGCTCGCGGTGCTGCTCGTCGTGGTCGGCGGCCACTGGTTGCGCCATCCCACGGTGGCGCGCAGCCACGCGCGCAATCCGCAGATGGTCCACTTTTACGGCGCCGCGCCGATGGCATTGACGACGGTCGGCGCGGGTGCGGTTTTGGTCGGCAAGGACCTGATCGACGCGCGCATCGCCGTCGACCTGGACTGGGTGCTGTGGACCGCGGGCACGGTTGGCGGCCTGTTCACCGCGGTCAGCATTCCGTTCCTGATGTTCACCCAGTACGTCGTCGAGCCCGACGCGGCGTTCGGCGGATGGTTGATGCCGGTCGTTCCGCCGATGGTGTCGGCCGCGACGGGCGCGCTGCTGCTGCCGCACCTGGCGGACGGCGCCGGCCGCCAAACCATGCTGTACGGCTGCTACGCGATGTTCGGATTGTCGTTAGTGGCCTCGTTGAACATCATCGCGATGATCTGGAGCCGGCTGACCCTATACGGCACATCGGGCACCGCGCGGGTACCGACGCTGTGGATCGTGCTGGGTCCGCTCGGCCAATCCATCACTGCCGCAGGGCTTCTCGGTACCGTCGCCGCCCTGGCTGTCGACCATGACACCGCCGGCAGCATGAATGCGTTCGCGATCCTCTACGGGGTTCCGGTGTGGGGCTTCGCGGTGCTATGGATGGCGCTGGCCACCGCGCTCACGGTGCACACGTTGCGGCGCGGGATGCCGTTCGCCCTGACGTGGTGGAGCCTGACCTTCCCGGTCGGCACCTTCGTCACCGGCACCACCCAACTCGCTGCGCACACTCATCTGCCCGCGTTCAAGGTGGCCGCGGCCATCGCCTACGTCGGTCTGCTGTTCACCTGGCTGCTGGTGGCCGTGCGCACCGCGCGGGGCAGTGTGCGCGGAAACCTGATGAAGGTGCCGCCGAGTGCCGCACCGATCAAATCCCGGAAGAACCCGGTGGTCTGA
- a CDS encoding SDR family oxidoreductase, producing the protein MQLSFQDRTYLVTGGGSGIGKGVASALVGAGASVMIIGRNPDKLTAAVEEIEALNAEGSIRFEPADITNEDETTRAVDAVTAWHGRLHGVVHCAGGSETIGPITQIDSEAWRRTIDLNVNGTMYVLKHSAREMVRGGGGSFVGISSIAASNTHRWFGAYGVGKSALDHIMQLAADELGPSWVRVNSIRPGLIRTELVAPILDSPELSEDYRIITPLPRPGEVEDIANVALFLLSDAASYVTGQIINVDGGVMLRRGPDFSAMLEPVFGADGLRGVV; encoded by the coding sequence GTGCAGCTTTCATTCCAAGACCGCACGTACCTGGTCACCGGTGGTGGCAGCGGAATCGGCAAGGGCGTGGCATCCGCCCTGGTCGGTGCCGGTGCGTCGGTCATGATCATCGGCCGCAATCCGGACAAGTTGACGGCCGCCGTCGAAGAGATCGAGGCACTCAACGCCGAAGGCTCGATTCGCTTCGAGCCCGCCGACATCACCAACGAGGACGAGACCACCCGCGCGGTCGACGCCGTCACGGCCTGGCACGGCCGGCTGCACGGCGTGGTGCACTGCGCCGGTGGGTCGGAGACCATCGGACCGATCACCCAGATCGATTCGGAGGCGTGGCGCCGGACCATCGACCTCAACGTCAACGGCACCATGTACGTGCTCAAGCACTCCGCGCGCGAGATGGTGCGCGGCGGCGGCGGTTCGTTCGTCGGCATCTCGTCGATCGCGGCCAGCAACACCCACCGCTGGTTCGGCGCCTACGGGGTCGGCAAGTCCGCGCTGGACCACATCATGCAACTGGCCGCCGACGAACTCGGCCCATCCTGGGTGCGGGTGAACAGCATTCGCCCGGGGCTGATTCGCACGGAACTCGTTGCGCCGATACTGGATTCGCCCGAATTGAGTGAGGACTACCGGATCATCACGCCGTTGCCGCGCCCCGGCGAGGTGGAAGACATCGCCAACGTGGCGCTGTTTTTGCTCAGCGATGCGGCCAGCTACGTCACCGGGCAGATCATCAACGTCGACGGCGGCGTGATGCTGCGACGCGGCCCGGACTTTTCCGCGATGCTCGAGCCCGTGTTCGGGGCCGACGGGCTGCGCGGAGTGGTATGA